The Thermotoga sp. nucleotide sequence CAACGATCACATGTGACTGGAAAGGATAGGGAAGATGATAATGAATTCCTGGCTGGACAACAGAAGAGAATTTCCCAAAGGTTTTAATGAGTGCAACTTCAGACGGTCCCACCTGATAAACTCCCGTGAGCATGTAGATTCCTACAGCGATGAAAAGAACTATCCATACGTATTTTCCCACTCTTTCACCTCCTTATTTTTCCACCTTTCCTTTCACAAGATACCACAGATAGAGATCAAACTTCCCCAGAGGTTCGCCGAATTTCTCCGCCACTTTCCGCAGAAGCTCTTCTATGTAGAGATACCTTTTTTTGGACCAGCTTTTTGGAATGTCTGTCAGTAAATTGTGGCTTTTCACCAATCTCAGAACGTGCTTGTCTAAGATGGCAAGATCTTCTACCCCTGCGTTTCTAAGAAAGTGGCTGGACTCTTTCCAGCCTATTCCCCTTGCATTCTTCACGAGAAACTCTCTCGAGAGGAAGGGATCTCCGTTTACCAGTTCTCTCAACCTTCCTACCAACCATCTGTTTGCCACGATGAACTCTGCCCTCTTTTGAGGATATCTGTGACCGAGCTTTCTCAGTTCTTCTGCAAGCTTCTCGGGAGGAAAATGAACAAAACCTTTTCCGATGTCCTTCTGTGCTCTGATTCCACCTTCAGCACTCCAGTTTGCTGTGAGAACACAAAAGGAAAGCTCACAGAACAGATCTTCCTCTGTTCCCTCTTTTCCGAGTTTTATGAACTCCTCGAATCTTTCCTCGACCAGGGGTTTTGCCTTCCAGCGAATTTCCTCAAGCTCTTCCAGGAGTTTTTCCAAGCTCTCACTCCCACTCTATAGTTGCAGGAGGCTTGGAGGTGATATCGTAAACCACTCTTCCTACGCCTTTCACTTCCCTTGTGATTCTTCGTGCCACTTCGTCCAGTATATCATGCGGAATTCTAGACCAGTCTGCCGTCATTCCTTCCACGCTGTTCACAGCTCGAAGTGCGATCACGTACTCGTATGCTCTTGCGTCCCCTTTCACTCCTACGCTTTTTATTGGTAGAAGAACGGCGAATGCCTGCCAGACCTTGTCGTAGTAGCTGTGCTTTCTGAGTGTTTCTATGAATATGTGATCTGCTTCTCTCAACATCTCGAGCTTTTCTTCTGTTACTTCTCCCAGTACTCTCACGGCAAGGCCCGGCCCAGGGAACGGATGTCTGTTTATGATTCTGTCCGGGATACCAAGATACTTTCCCACTTTTCTCACTTCGTCTTTGAAGAGATCTCTCAGCGGTTCTACCAGTTTCAGGTTCATCTTTTCTGGGAGTCCTCCTACGTTGTGGTGGCTTTTTATCTTCGCTGTTGTTTTGCCGGACGCTGCGCTCTCTATCACGTCTGAGTAGATCGTTCCCTGAACAAGAAATTCCACATCATGTTTCTTTGCTTCTTCTTCAAAAACCCGTATGAACTCTTCTCCGATGATCTTTCTTTTCCTTTCTGGATCGGTCACTCCTTTGAGTTTTTCCAAGAAACGCTTTCTTGCATCCACAACCACAAGATTCATATCGAAGTGTTCCTTGAATACTTTCTCCACTTCTTCTCTTTCGTTTTTTCTCAAAAGACCGTGGTCCACAAAGACACACACAAGGTTCTTTCCGATTGCTTTGTGTGTGAGAACGGCTGCTACGGAAGAGTCGACCCCTCCCGACAGCGCAAGGATCGCTTTTTTGTTACCTATCGTCTCTTTGATCTTTCTTATCTTCTCTTCGACGAGATCTCCTATCTTCCAGTTTCTTTGAAACTTACACACTTTGAAGAGAAAATTCGAGATAATCTTTTTGCCGTACTCCGTGTGATGAACTTCCGGATGAAATTGAAGAAGCCAGAATCTCTTTCCATCGGTCGCAGCCGCTATCACACCCGTTTCCGAAACGGCAATAGGGTGAAAACCCTCCGGTAGTCTTACCACCTCGTCACCGTGGCTCATCCACACGTGAATTTTCTTTGGTATCCCTTCGAAAAGCGGGTCTTCCGAAAGTTCCACAAGAGTTCTTCCATACTCTCCTCTTCCTCTTTTCACTTCCCCACCGAGTTCTTTCACCACCAGTTGCATGCCGTAACAGATGGCAAGAACAGGGCCTTTGTATTCATAGAACCACGCTGGTAGTTTCGGGGCATCTTTTTCGTAAACGCTTCTTGGACCACCTGAGAGGATCACCGCGTCCACCTTGGAAAGATCCACGGCGTCGTCTGGAAAAGCTATCTCGGAGTAAACTTCGTTTTCTCTGATCCGTCTTGTTATCAATCGAGAGTACTGTGAACCGTAGTCTACTACAAAGACCAACTCCATCCCTCCCAGCTCTTTTAATTCTATTAAATCATATATTTAACCCAAAAGAAATTTGCGTTGAAGAGAGTGAATCCTAAAATCAAATCGGGAGGTGGGAAGTTTGGTTGCAAGGCTTTTCCTGCTGTTTCTCAGAATATCCGCTTTAACGATAGGTGGAGGATACGCCATGATTCCTGTGATGAAATGGGAGCTGGAAAAGTCCGGGCTTTTGACAGAAAGAGAATTCTTTCGGATTGTCAGCATGGCACAGGTAATACCGGGTCCTATCGCTTTCAACACGGCTATCCTGGTTGGAAAAAGACTGTCGGGACTGTCTGGTGCGATCGCATCTGGGGTGGCCGTTGTATTGCCACCGTTCTTTGCTATCGTTATCGTGGCGGAGATCATTCGTTCCCTTTCCGGGATCAGCTACGTTCGAAGCTTTTTAAAGGGAGCATACATTGCTATTGTTGGGCTTGTGGGAAGTGTTCTGTTTCGACTCGTGAAAAATCAACGTTGGAATCTGTACAGATTATCTCTCGTGGGCCTTTCTGTTCTTGTTCTAATTTTCCACAGCTTTCTTGTCATACCAGTGATTCTTTTGCTTGCCATTGCACTTTACTTGAGGGAGGAATGAACCTTGTGGAAGCTCGCTCTTGTCTTTCTTAAAGTGGGGTTTCTATCTTTCGGTGGTGGATGGGCAATCGTTGGAATTCTGAAAAACGAACTCGTCTCCGGAGGGTTCCTCTCCCTTGAGGAGTTCTCGCAAGCCGTTTCGATCGCTCAGATGACACCAGGGCCTGTGGCGATAAACCTTGCCACCTACACGGGCTACAAATTCTTCGGATTGGCTGGAGCCATACTGAACACGATCTCTTTTCTTGGAGCACCAGTTTTGGTGCTCTCCGCTGCTATTTTTCTTGGGAAGCGCCTGGGGCTGCAGAGAAGAAGGTTGATGAAGGCCTTGGAGGGTGTTACTACCGCTCTCATGTTCGTCACTCTCTTTTCTCTGATGGGGGCTATCAAGAACCCTGTTATGATCGTTTTCGGCGTTGCCGCCTTTGTGTGTTCGTTTACAAAAGTACACCCGCTTGTGATCATACTCGGTTGTGGTCTGGTGGGTGCCCTTCTCAGGTTTTGATAAAATATCTCAAGAGAAGGAGGTGCTGAGAGTGGCAGAGCTTTCGACCAAATACAATCCAGCGGAAATAGAAACCAAATGGTACAGGTACTGGGAAGAAAAAGGTTACTTCACACCAAAGGATGTCGGTGAGAAGTTTTCCATTGTGATACCACCACCGAACATCACGGGAAGGATTCACATGGGGCACGCCCTCAACATAACGCTTCAGGACATAGTAGTTAGGTACAAGAGGATGAAAGGATACGATGTCCTGTGGGTCCCCGGTGAAGACCACGCGGGAATAGCTACCCAAAACGCCGTAGAGAAGTTCCTTCTCCAAACACAGGGTAAGGCTCGAGAAGAGATAGGAAGAGAAAAGTTCCTCGAGATCACCTGGAGATGGGCGAACAAGTACAGAAAAGAGATCAGAGAACAGATAAAGGCCCTTGGAGCATCGGTAGACTGGACGAGGGAGCGCTTCACTCTGGATGAAGGACTCAGTAGAGCGGTAAGAAAGGTCTTTGTAGAGCTCTACAAGAAGGGTCTTATCTACAAGGGAAAGTACATCGTGAACTGGTGTCCAAGGTGCAAAACTGTGCTCTCAGACGAAGAGGTAGAACACAAAGAACACAAGGCAAAGCTCTATTACGTGAAGTATCCAGTTAAAGGTTCCGATGAGTACATCGTCGTTGCAACCACAAGACCAGAAACGATGCTTGGAGACACAGCAGTGGCTGTCCACCCGGAAGATGAAAGATACAAAGACTTTGTCGGCAAAACGCTCATCCTTCCACTCGTTGGAAGAGAGATCCCGGTTATTGCGGACAAATACGTTGACCCGAAATTTGGAACGGGGGCAGTGAAAGTGACACCTGCTCACGATCCAAACGACTACCTCATCGCACAAAGACATAACCTTCCAATGGTAGAGATTTTCGATGACAGCGCACAAATAAACGAAAACGGTGGAAAATACAGGGGGCTGGACAGGTACGAGGCAAGAGAAAGAATCGTGAAAGACTTGGAAGAGCGGGGTTTCCTTGTGAAAATAGAAGACTATACGCACTCCGTTGGCCACTGTTACAGATGTGATACGGTGATAGAACCCAAGCTCTCCGATCAGTGGTTTGTTGCCACAAAGCCACTGGCAAAAAGAGGAATCGAGGCTGTTGAAAAAGGAGAAATCAAATTTTTCCCGGAAAGGTGGACAAAGGTCTATCTAAACTGGATGCACGAGATCAGGGACTGGTGCATTTCCAGACAACTCTGGTGGGGTCACAGGATTCCGGTTTGGTACTGTCAGGACTGTGGGCACCTCAATGTCTCCGAAGAGGAGGTAGAAAGATGTGAAAAGTGTGGCTCCACGAACTTGAAACAGGATGAAGACGTACTCGACACGTGGTTTTCCTCTGCTCTATGGCCGTTTTCCACACTTGGTTGGCCAGAGGAAACGGAAGATCTGAAGAGGTACTATCCAACCGACCTTCTCGTCACTGGTTTCGATATCATCTTCTTCTGGGTTGCGAGAATGATCATGATGGGATACGAGTTCATGAACGAAAAACCATTCAGTCATGTCTACATACACCAGCTCGTCAGAGACAAGTATGGAAGAAAGATGAGTAAGTCCCTGGGGAACGGTATCGATCCCCTCGAAGTGATAGACAAGTATGGAGCAGATCCCATGAGATTCACCCTTGCTATACTTGCAGCCCAGGGAAGGGACATAAAACTCGATCCGAGGTACTTCGAAGCTTACAAGAAGTTTGCAAACAAGATATGGAACGCTACAAGATTCGTTTTGATGAATCTAGCCGATTACAAAGGAGTCCCACTTGAAAATCTTAAAACGGTTGACAAGTGGATACTCACAAGACTCAACAGAACGGTCGAAGAGGTAACAAAAGCTCTGGAAAGCTACGACTTCAACATAGCGGCGAGGGCCATATACAATTTCTTCTGGGACGAGTTCTGTGATTGGTACATTGAAGCTTCAAAACCAAGACTCAAGGCGAGCGAGAGAAATCTTGTCCAGACGGTTCTTGTCAAAGTACTGGACACCTCTTTGAGACTTCTTCATCCGTTCATGCCGTTCCTCACAGAAGAGCTCTGGCAGAAGCTCCCCATCGATGGTGAGTCGATAACGATAGCAAGATGGCCTGAGATCGAAGAAAAATACATTGATGAAACAGCGGAGAGGGAATTCACAAGGCTCATGAACATAATACGTGGTGTCAGGAACGTAAGGGCAGAAATGAATCTTCCGCAGTCTCAAAGAGTGAAGATTTTTGTCAAAGGGCTCGATGTCACGGACGAGATGGATCTGCTCTTCAAGACGCTTGGGAACATAGAGGATGTATCAGCTGTGAATGAAAAACCTCAGAAAACAGCAACTGCTTATGTTGAAGGAAATGTCGAAGTGTACGTTGACCTTGGCGGTTTGATCGACTTCGAAAGGGAAAAGGAGAGACTGAAACAAAACATGGAGAAAATCAAAAAGGAAATCGATCGTCTTGAAAAGAAACTCGCCAACAAGGAATTCGTAGAGAGGGCTCCCGAAGAAGTGGTTGAAGAAACAAAAAAGAGGTTGAATAACAACAAAGAACGCCTTGCAAGACTCGAATCGATACTGAGAGATCTGGAGTAAAAAAGAGGGGCTGAAGCCCCTCTTCAGTTTTCAATGGTGATGGAATTTTTCCCGGACTTCATAATCCGAGTCTCTCAGCTGCCCGGTTAAATATTGATTTATCACCTCTTCTACCGTTCCTGAAGCTCCTCTTATCACTTTTATGCCCAAACTCTCAAAGACAGAAATGGCCTTTCTTCCAATGCCCCTCACTATGACCAATTCCGCTCCTTTCTCTTTTACAAAGTTTGGAACAGCACCGGTGGTATGGTCCTGCGCAAGAGGGTTCTCCTCAACGAACACGCTCATTAATTCGTTATTTTCCACCTTCACAAACGCGAAGTAAGGTGCTCTCCCGAAGTGTTCCGATATAGGGGAGTCTTTCCCTTTGTTTTCAGAGACTGGAATGGCTATGATCATCGTTTCACCTCCTTCAAGGTTCAGGATTAGTTTCTGTTTCCTTTGCTGATAGGTGTTCATCGGGTAGCAGAGGTTTTATTATTTCAAAAGCCTTTTTCACAATCTTGTTCTGCGCAACCAATTTCTTTATGTAAGAAACATCGGGGAAACTTATTGCCCCCGTTGGGCAAAGATTCATACATGTCTGGCATGCAACCATGCAATTGTAAGGACGTGCCACAATCACTTTTCCTTCTTTTTTGTCGAAGTCGAACACTCGTCTTCCACAAGTTACAAAGCAAATACCACACGTTGCGCATTTGTCGTAGTTGATGATTGGATACCACTCTATCGTTTTTCTATCTACACCCCACCATGGAATTTCAGAAAGATCACGAATTTCCCGTCCTAGAGCGTCCTTTCCGATCACTGGAGTGTTTTTGAATTCCGCCATAATCTCCCTCCCTAGCTCGTTTTTTTATTTTCCTAATTGTAAATAGGGAGGGAGTTTCAGTGACCACACCACCAGCACCGGCATACTTTTCTCATGACTTCCACCTCAGGAAAATTATATACTTTCTACATATATTTGTCAAATGAAAAAAACGAAGAGCTCGAAAAAAGGTGTGAAGGTTTTCATACCTCAAAGGAAGCATTGGAACTCTAACATACAAAAAGTACCATCAGCTACTGTTTGGAAAGGTGGAACAACCGCATATTCGAAGAAAAAGAATCTGCATAGCTTCCAGTATCACAAATGCACATGAATCTTTTCACTGCCGGTAATTGCATACTATACATTCCAACGTTAACTTCCCCTTAATTGCCTTCGTTTTGAAATACTGATACAATTAAGCTAAAGTAAACAACGACCCGACGGAGGAGCGCCCGAGATGAGTAGGCTGCCTCTTCAGGGGAGGAATTGGGGGCAGTTGAAAGGCGAGGGCGCCGAAGGGTATAGGGTTCCTCCCGCCCTATACGCCTGGGGGTATGGGGAATACCCATACCACTGTCACGGAGGTCTCTCCGTGGAGAGCCGATCGGGTCTGGAATCAAAAAAAATGATTTCAGACCTGATTTGGCGTCTCTTCGGGGAGCGAAGAGACGTTTTTTTATCATTGTTTATTCGTAAAGAGGAGGGAAGAGGATGAAAGTAGGAGTGGTAGGTGCCACGGGAGAAGTTGGACGAGCAATGGTGAAGGTTCTTGAAGAGTTCAACGTTCCAGTCACAGAACTGAGGTTGTTTGCCTCTGAAAGATCTGTGGGGAAGGAGATAGAGTTCAAAGGTGAGAAGGTGAAGGTAGAGCTCCTCACGGAAGATTCGATGAAATGGGACTGCGATTATTTTCTGTTCTCAGCGGGTGCTAGTGTTTCGCGAAGGTTCGCCCCCATAGCTGCTGAGAATGGTGTTACGGTGATCGACAACTCTTCTGCTTTCAGGATGGAAAAGGATATTCCCCTTATTGTACCTGAGGTGAACTCTCACCTGCTCAAGGGATACACCGGCATAATAGCGAATCCCAACTGTTCGACGATACAAATGATCCTGTCCATATACAAATTGCACGAAGTTTATGGAATAGAGGAGATCTTTGTGGCAACATATCAATCTGTTTCTGGAGCGGGTCACAAAGGCATCGAAGAACTCTTGTCTCAGGAAAGAGGGGAAGACGTTGTTAAGGTGTTTCCAAAACCGATTCACAGAAATGTCATACCTCTGATCGGTGATGTACAGAGCAATCTTTTCACCCAAGAAGAGATGAAAATGGTGAACGAAACAAGAAAGATTCTAAACGATTACTCGATAAGGGTCTATCCAACGACTGTGAGGGTTCCCGTTCTCTACGGCCACTCCGAAGCGATCATGGTGAGGTTAAAAAAACCGTTCGAGTCGTTGGAGAAGGTTAAAGAGGTCATAGCAACCGGAGAAGACGTGGTGGTGACGGACGATCTGGTAACTGCCATAGACGTTGCAGGAAAGAACGAAACGTACGTCTGTAGATTGCGGCAGGGTGACGAACGCTCCGTTCTGTTCTGGAACGTATCAGATAACATTCGCGTTGGAGCCGCAACCAACGCGGTGAGAATCCTATTGAAACACGCGAAGATGAACGAAAGGATGTGAAAAAGTGGTCTGTTACTCTGCGAACGGAAACACTTTTCTGTTGGTTGATAACACGGAGAAAAAGATTTCCGATGATGAAAAGCCGGTTTTTGTGAGGAATCATGCAGGAGATCTGGACGGTGTGATATTCGTTGAAAAGGTAAACGAGGAGTTCTTCATGGACTACTACAACCGTGATGGAAGCACGGCGGCCTTCTGTGGAAATGGTGCCCGAGCCTTTTCACAATATTTGATAGACAGAGGGTGGATCAAGGATGAAGAATTTTCTTTCTTCTCAAGAGCCGGTGAGATAAAGGTTATTGTCGAAGACGGTGTG carries:
- a CDS encoding valine--tRNA ligase encodes the protein MAELSTKYNPAEIETKWYRYWEEKGYFTPKDVGEKFSIVIPPPNITGRIHMGHALNITLQDIVVRYKRMKGYDVLWVPGEDHAGIATQNAVEKFLLQTQGKAREEIGREKFLEITWRWANKYRKEIREQIKALGASVDWTRERFTLDEGLSRAVRKVFVELYKKGLIYKGKYIVNWCPRCKTVLSDEEVEHKEHKAKLYYVKYPVKGSDEYIVVATTRPETMLGDTAVAVHPEDERYKDFVGKTLILPLVGREIPVIADKYVDPKFGTGAVKVTPAHDPNDYLIAQRHNLPMVEIFDDSAQINENGGKYRGLDRYEARERIVKDLEERGFLVKIEDYTHSVGHCYRCDTVIEPKLSDQWFVATKPLAKRGIEAVEKGEIKFFPERWTKVYLNWMHEIRDWCISRQLWWGHRIPVWYCQDCGHLNVSEEEVERCEKCGSTNLKQDEDVLDTWFSSALWPFSTLGWPEETEDLKRYYPTDLLVTGFDIIFFWVARMIMMGYEFMNEKPFSHVYIHQLVRDKYGRKMSKSLGNGIDPLEVIDKYGADPMRFTLAILAAQGRDIKLDPRYFEAYKKFANKIWNATRFVLMNLADYKGVPLENLKTVDKWILTRLNRTVEEVTKALESYDFNIAARAIYNFFWDEFCDWYIEASKPRLKASERNLVQTVLVKVLDTSLRLLHPFMPFLTEELWQKLPIDGESITIARWPEIEEKYIDETAEREFTRLMNIIRGVRNVRAEMNLPQSQRVKIFVKGLDVTDEMDLLFKTLGNIEDVSAVNEKPQKTATAYVEGNVEVYVDLGGLIDFEREKERLKQNMEKIKKEIDRLEKKLANKEFVERAPEEVVEETKKRLNNNKERLARLESILRDLE
- a CDS encoding ferredoxin family protein gives rise to the protein MAEFKNTPVIGKDALGREIRDLSEIPWWGVDRKTIEWYPIINYDKCATCGICFVTCGRRVFDFDKKEGKVIVARPYNCMVACQTCMNLCPTGAISFPDVSYIKKLVAQNKIVKKAFEIIKPLLPDEHLSAKETETNPEP
- a CDS encoding chromate transporter; translated protein: MGSLVARLFLLFLRISALTIGGGYAMIPVMKWELEKSGLLTEREFFRIVSMAQVIPGPIAFNTAILVGKRLSGLSGAIASGVAVVLPPFFAIVIVAEIIRSLSGISYVRSFLKGAYIAIVGLVGSVLFRLVKNQRWNLYRLSLVGLSVLVLIFHSFLVIPVILLLAIALYLREE
- a CDS encoding NifB/NifX family molybdenum-iron cluster-binding protein, which translates into the protein MIIAIPVSENKGKDSPISEHFGRAPYFAFVKVENNELMSVFVEENPLAQDHTTGAVPNFVKEKGAELVIVRGIGRKAISVFESLGIKVIRGASGTVEEVINQYLTGQLRDSDYEVREKFHHH
- a CDS encoding aspartate-semialdehyde dehydrogenase, which produces MKVGVVGATGEVGRAMVKVLEEFNVPVTELRLFASERSVGKEIEFKGEKVKVELLTEDSMKWDCDYFLFSAGASVSRRFAPIAAENGVTVIDNSSAFRMEKDIPLIVPEVNSHLLKGYTGIIANPNCSTIQMILSIYKLHEVYGIEEIFVATYQSVSGAGHKGIEELLSQERGEDVVKVFPKPIHRNVIPLIGDVQSNLFTQEEMKMVNETRKILNDYSIRVYPTTVRVPVLYGHSEAIMVRLKKPFESLEKVKEVIATGEDVVVTDDLVTAIDVAGKNETYVCRLRQGDERSVLFWNVSDNIRVGAATNAVRILLKHAKMNERM
- the guaA gene encoding glutamine-hydrolyzing GMP synthase yields the protein MVFVVDYGSQYSRLITRRIRENEVYSEIAFPDDAVDLSKVDAVILSGGPRSVYEKDAPKLPAWFYEYKGPVLAICYGMQLVVKELGGEVKRGRGEYGRTLVELSEDPLFEGIPKKIHVWMSHGDEVVRLPEGFHPIAVSETGVIAAATDGKRFWLLQFHPEVHHTEYGKKIISNFLFKVCKFQRNWKIGDLVEEKIRKIKETIGNKKAILALSGGVDSSVAAVLTHKAIGKNLVCVFVDHGLLRKNEREEVEKVFKEHFDMNLVVVDARKRFLEKLKGVTDPERKRKIIGEEFIRVFEEEAKKHDVEFLVQGTIYSDVIESAASGKTTAKIKSHHNVGGLPEKMNLKLVEPLRDLFKDEVRKVGKYLGIPDRIINRHPFPGPGLAVRVLGEVTEEKLEMLREADHIFIETLRKHSYYDKVWQAFAVLLPIKSVGVKGDARAYEYVIALRAVNSVEGMTADWSRIPHDILDEVARRITREVKGVGRVVYDITSKPPATIEWE
- a CDS encoding chromate transporter, translating into MWKLALVFLKVGFLSFGGGWAIVGILKNELVSGGFLSLEEFSQAVSIAQMTPGPVAINLATYTGYKFFGLAGAILNTISFLGAPVLVLSAAIFLGKRLGLQRRRLMKALEGVTTALMFVTLFSLMGAIKNPVMIVFGVAAFVCSFTKVHPLVIILGCGLVGALLRF
- a CDS encoding N-glycosylase/DNA lyase: MEKLLEELEEIRWKAKPLVEERFEEFIKLGKEGTEEDLFCELSFCVLTANWSAEGGIRAQKDIGKGFVHFPPEKLAEELRKLGHRYPQKRAEFIVANRWLVGRLRELVNGDPFLSREFLVKNARGIGWKESSHFLRNAGVEDLAILDKHVLRLVKSHNLLTDIPKSWSKKRYLYIEELLRKVAEKFGEPLGKFDLYLWYLVKGKVEK